One window from the genome of Breoghania sp. L-A4 encodes:
- a CDS encoding GNAT family N-acetyltransferase has product MAAFVRGIQGRPLGKILDSVGTVSLELVASVTISFHQSDRHLMANALSDPRYALSDGASTVPSSLPRTVAARIRVVSDFDVIEAEWRALEADCVMSVYHCFDWLKNWHAHVGRHECADLALVVGEIDGATAFILPLGIWRSGPLRVASWLGGKLNNYNFGLWRADVYTTLAPDTLRKSLKDVAAQARIDSFELHNIPEIWSGLRSPFLGLAHTPSPSASYVMDLESDFDTLYGKARSSKSRRSLRKKYDRLQEAGHVDIVHAITPEQARIAADATIELRNERALEAGIPSVFANSGVADLIRDTAISAAGQAEPVLDTHYLAVDGIVRATYVGGVKNGRYSCSLNSFRDDDLTAMSPGDLLLTEVIRNCCERGLTQLDLGIGEMRYKTAWCEADPLIDCFVPVTLAGRFHATARSWVQTAKRLIKGNPVLWQMVLRLRKLRAKRG; this is encoded by the coding sequence GTGGCCGCGTTTGTGCGCGGCATCCAGGGTCGTCCCCTCGGTAAGATTCTCGATAGTGTAGGTACGGTTTCTTTAGAACTTGTTGCTAGCGTGACAATCTCATTTCACCAAAGTGACCGGCACCTCATGGCGAATGCCCTTTCCGATCCCCGTTACGCCCTCTCGGATGGCGCGAGCACCGTCCCGTCGAGCCTCCCCCGTACGGTCGCGGCACGCATCCGCGTCGTATCGGACTTTGACGTCATCGAAGCGGAATGGCGCGCACTGGAAGCCGATTGTGTCATGTCGGTCTATCATTGTTTCGACTGGCTGAAGAACTGGCACGCCCACGTTGGCCGGCACGAATGCGCGGACCTGGCCCTGGTCGTCGGCGAAATCGACGGCGCCACCGCCTTCATCCTTCCGCTTGGCATCTGGCGCAGCGGACCGCTTCGGGTCGCAAGCTGGCTCGGCGGCAAACTCAACAACTACAATTTCGGGCTCTGGCGAGCGGACGTCTATACGACCCTCGCCCCTGACACCCTGCGCAAGAGCCTGAAGGACGTCGCCGCGCAGGCGCGCATCGATTCCTTCGAACTGCACAACATTCCGGAAATCTGGTCCGGTCTGCGGTCGCCGTTCCTCGGCCTCGCCCACACACCGAGCCCGAGTGCCTCCTACGTGATGGATCTCGAGAGCGATTTCGACACCCTGTATGGGAAGGCGCGCAGCTCCAAGAGCCGCCGCAGCCTGCGCAAGAAATATGACCGGCTGCAGGAAGCCGGGCACGTGGACATCGTTCATGCGATCACCCCCGAACAAGCGCGGATCGCTGCCGACGCCACGATCGAACTGCGCAACGAACGCGCGCTCGAAGCCGGCATTCCAAGCGTTTTCGCGAATTCGGGCGTCGCGGACCTGATCCGTGACACCGCGATAAGCGCTGCCGGCCAAGCAGAGCCCGTACTCGACACACATTATCTCGCGGTCGACGGCATCGTCCGCGCCACCTATGTCGGCGGCGTGAAGAACGGCCGCTACTCCTGTTCGCTAAACTCGTTCCGGGACGACGACCTCACTGCCATGAGCCCCGGCGACCTGCTGTTGACGGAAGTCATCCGCAACTGCTGCGAGCGCGGCCTGACACAGCTCGATCTCGGCATCGGCGAGATGCGATACAAGACCGCCTGGTGCGAAGCCGATCCGCTGATCGACTGCTTCGTGCCCGTGACCCTCGCCGGCCGGTTCCACGCCACAGCCCGATCCTGGGTCCAGACCGCCAAACGCCTCATCAAGGGCAATCCCGTGCTGTGGCAAATGGTGTTGCGCCTGCGCAAACTGCGCGCCAAGCGGGGATAG
- a CDS encoding polysaccharide deacetylase family protein, with protein MGFRTALDALSFTGAYRLLEPFGRGVGLVYMLHRVMPAHDEAFQPNSFLEITPEFLELVIERTRAAGIEFVSIDTACERLKSREFGRRFAVLTFDDGYRDNMEHALPVLKKHGVPFTIYASSGITDGTCELWWIAAERIVAGTDVVEIDFEGHRETLPSASLSEKVAANKRLVEWLGLGLDEHSQRRAIRQLAGEAGIDLDAMCRSLAMDWAELRRMASEPLATIGSHTLNHHAVGRLDHREAARQISEDADRLEAELGSRPQHFAYPYGWPEAAGMRDFGIAARLGFKSAVTTRPGHLFAGHADHMTALPRVSLNGNYQKKRYLKLLISGAPFVLYNRFRRINVT; from the coding sequence TTGGGATTTCGTACCGCGCTGGACGCGTTGTCGTTCACCGGCGCCTACCGGTTGCTGGAGCCATTCGGACGTGGCGTCGGGCTCGTCTACATGCTGCATCGGGTCATGCCAGCGCACGACGAGGCGTTCCAACCCAACAGTTTTCTCGAGATCACGCCCGAATTCCTCGAACTGGTGATCGAGCGGACGCGTGCTGCCGGAATTGAATTCGTTTCCATTGACACGGCCTGTGAGCGGCTGAAGAGCCGTGAATTCGGACGCCGGTTCGCGGTGCTGACGTTCGACGACGGTTACCGCGACAACATGGAGCATGCACTTCCGGTTCTGAAGAAGCACGGCGTGCCCTTCACCATCTATGCGTCCAGCGGCATTACCGACGGGACCTGCGAACTGTGGTGGATCGCCGCGGAAAGGATCGTTGCCGGCACGGATGTGGTGGAGATCGATTTCGAGGGCCACCGCGAGACGCTGCCCTCCGCCAGCCTGTCCGAGAAGGTGGCGGCGAACAAGCGGCTGGTCGAGTGGCTGGGTCTTGGCCTTGACGAGCATTCCCAGCGCCGGGCTATCCGGCAGCTCGCGGGGGAGGCGGGCATCGATCTGGATGCGATGTGCCGTTCCCTGGCGATGGATTGGGCCGAATTGCGGCGCATGGCGTCCGAACCCCTCGCGACAATCGGCAGCCATACCCTGAACCACCATGCAGTCGGGCGGCTGGATCACCGTGAGGCGGCCCGGCAGATCAGTGAGGACGCCGACAGGTTGGAGGCGGAACTGGGCAGCCGCCCGCAGCATTTCGCCTATCCCTACGGCTGGCCGGAGGCTGCGGGCATGCGCGATTTCGGAATCGCGGCGCGGCTGGGCTTCAAGAGCGCGGTGACCACACGGCCAGGTCACCTGTTCGCCGGCCACGCCGATCACATGACCGCGCTGCCGCGGGTGTCGCTCAACGGCAACTATCAGAAGAAGCGCTACCTGAAGCTGCTGATTAGCGGCGCGCCGTTTGTCCTGTACAATCGCTTCCGGCGGATCAACGTGACCTGA